The region AGCCTCGACACAGCCCAGCTACATGAAAGTATTCATACAGAGGGACTACAGTGAAGGCACTTCCGTGAAGTTCCAGAATCGCTTCCCGCCGGAGCTGGAGAGTCGGGTAGGATGGCGGAACGTTGTTGGAGAATGAGGGGATTGTTTGTTAATCGGTTTGTCCACTTTCATCCGCCCCTCGCAGATCGATAGGCACACCTTCGAGAGCACCATGAACAAACTGAACGAATACTTTGCCGAAGCTGAGAAAGGATCGTGCAGCACGTACTGCGAGGGTTGCATGGCATGCATCACAGCTTACTTGATCTACATC is a window of Anopheles aquasalis chromosome 2, idAnoAquaMG_Q_19, whole genome shotgun sequence DNA encoding:
- the LOC126572372 gene encoding golgin subfamily A member 7, which encodes MAGNARISQPGTPASTQPSYMKVFIQRDYSEGTSVKFQNRFPPELESRIDRHTFESTMNKLNEYFAEAEKGSCSTYCEGCMACITAYLIYICSETHYEKCLRKVSKYIAMQNERVYNPKGLQITDPVYRGLRVIEISILDRPGRT